Proteins encoded within one genomic window of Fusarium musae strain F31 chromosome 4, whole genome shotgun sequence:
- the BIK5 gene encoding Bikaverin cluster transcription factor bik5 (EggNog:ENOG41~antiSMASH:Cluster_4.4) → MDSTLGSLSMPGLAQSHVQVRTCIHCRHRRVKCDRQFPQCSNCIRSEVNCIYPPGRGRAPKRPKRSLAPQLSERLSRLESIIGQFGAAARDNQDTPQTAQDSEGHSFEQDFSRLKVDESKSYYVNNALWVTLSNEVEELRDLLFEPASEDAGYEPSIASSATTAATSPSDPQLGLNAAIFGYRAIASPLYHYHPSLQQAVTLFAAFSENVAPLVRIFHMPTLTRIYWDAIASLGTVDKHTETLLFTIHYSAVISLNPEQCLNILDETREAALERYRFAVEQALAQGNLLSTQSMTMLQAAVLFLSALPNEDDSRAAWALTSLVFHIARTMGLHRDGTIFGLKPFETELRRRLWWQICIIDSRSSEYHCNEPIAQGFITDTKPPLHINDVDLSPEMVEPPAERWDHATDMTLTSIRCEAIQTGLKLGRMRHKQNKTSDDGGTPRVDDASDSPKSLAQELESRLRDKYLPICDTSVPFQLLSSAVAQIILGRFWLITQYSVVSREKGVDGKSTSTQFPPTPNTAGQLENRVRDELFQTSIKILEVSGMLLTNKEIIQFTWYSKTHIQWGAMAFVLSELCARPQSPQCDQAWDCVTTVYEGWKVDESRQDETRLALWRPIKRLMAKARYVKEMQQTTPGRSSNTGRKVQRRDPVLYSPSPGLFSQYPTPAYSNSWYGPLQQTPPSISASEASLPGMSSVPLDGSSQSDALQRVLGTEPLGPFMDMIPEWPWVDAEHGASSLAGFDLGPPRFN, encoded by the exons ATGGACTCTACTTTGGGCAGTCTCTCCATGCCAGGCCTGGCTCAATCGCACGTCCAAGTGCGGACCTGCATCCACTGTCGCCATCGCAGAGTCAAATGCGACCGCCAATTCCCCCAATGCTCTAATTGCATCAGATCCGAAGTCAACTGTATCTACCCTCCCGGTAGAGGGAGAGCACCAAAGAGGCCGAAGCGCAGCCTTGCGCCTCAACTATCGGAGCGTTTGTCCCGCCTTGAGAGCATCATTGGACAGTTCGGTGCTGCTG CCAGAGACAACCAGGATACCCCGCAGACTGCGCAAGACAGTGAGGGCCATTCGTTTGAGCAGGACTTTAGTCGTCTCAAGGTTGACGAGTCAAAGAGTTACTATGTGAACAATGCATTATGGGTCACTTTATCCAATGAG GTTGAGGAGCTACGTGATCTTTTATTTGAGCCTGCTAGTGAGGACGCTGGCTACGAGCCTTCAATCGCTTCATCAGCCACCACCGCCGCTACCTCACCATCAGATCCTCAGTTAGGACTCAATGCCGCTATTTTTGGCTACCGCGCAATTGCTTCACCTCTCTATCACTACCATCCCTCACTGCAACAAGCTGTCACGCTCTTTGCCGCATTCAGTGAGAATGTCGCGCCGCTCGTCCGCATATTTCACATGCCGACCTTGACAAGAATCTACTGGGATGCCATCGCTTCTCTTGGCACCGTCGACAAGCATACCGAGACCCTGTTATTTACTATCCATTATTCAGCTGTCATCAGTCTCAACCCGGAGCAATGTCTCAATATTCTGGATGAGACTCGTGAAGCGGCACTGGAAAGATATCGATTTGCAGTTGAACAGGCTCTCGCTCAAGGCAACCTCCTCAGCACTCAGAGCATGACCATGTTGCAGGCCGCAGTACTCTTTTTGTCTGCACTACCAAATGAAGATGATTCGCGCGCTGCATGGGCACTCACATCGCTGGTCTTTCACATCGCAAGGACAATGGGTCTTCATCGCGATGGCACCATCTTCGGGCTAAAACCCTTTGAGACTGAGCTGCGCCGCCGGTTATGGTGGCAGATCTGCATCATTGATAGTCGCTCGTCAGAATATCACTGCAATGAGCCTATTGCGCAGGGCTTCATCACAGATACAAAGCCTCCACTGCACATCAACGATGTTGACTTGTCACCTGAGATGGTGGAGCCTCCAGCTGAAAGATGGGACCACGCGACTGATATGACGCTCACGTCGATTCGATGTGAGGCTATACAGACAGGTCTGAAGTTGGGTCGCATGAGACACAAGCAGAACAAAACATCAGACGATGGAGGTACCCCAAGGGTAGATGACGCCTCTGATTCTCCCAAGAGTCTGGCTCAAGAATTGGAAAGTCGATTGCGGGATAAATATCTGCCTATCTGCGATACTTCAGTACCATTTCAACTTCTATCTTCAGCGGTGGCACAGATCATCCTCGGACGATTTTGGCTTATTACCCAGTACTCAGTAGTGTCACGGGAAAAGGGTGTCGATGGTAAAAGCACGAGTACCCAATTCCCTCCTACTCCCAACACCGCAGGCCAGCTAGAGAACAGAGTACGCGATGAGCTCTTCCAGACTTCGATCAAGATACTTGAGGTATCAGGCATGCTTCTCACAAACAAAGAGATCATACAGTTCACATGGTACTCCAAGACTCACATCCAGTGGGGTGCCATGGCATTTGTCCTCTCTGAGCTTTGCGCTCGACCTCAATCACCGCAATGTGATCAGGCTTGGGACTGTGTAACGACAGTTTACGAGGGATGGAAAGTCGATGAGAGCAGGCAAGATGAGACTCGCCTTGCCTTGTGGAGACCTATAAAGAGGCTCATGGCTAAGGCTCGCTATGTTAAAGAGATGCAGCAGACTACTCCAGGGCGGTCGTCCAACACTGGTCGTAAGGTTCAGAGAAGAGATCCGGTCTTGTACTCTCCTTCACCGGGGCTTTTTTCGCAGTATCCAACACCAGCGTACTCTAATAGTTGGTATGGACCGTTGCAGCAGACACCACCTTCGATATCAGCGTCAGAAGCATCGCTACCCGGTATGTCATCAGTGCCACTTGATGGTTCTAGTCAGTCGGATGCTTTGCAAAGAGTGCTTGGCACGGAACCTTTAGGCCCTTT
- the BIK6 gene encoding Efflux pump bik6 (antiSMASH:Cluster_4.4~SMCOG1005:Drug resistance transporter, EmrB/QacA) — MSEQFNMGKEEEAQSGDVVDFEGDSDTHNPQNWPMGKKVYTTALWALTTCWITFASAIYSAGTAEISEEFHVSYEVANAGTSLLIFGFALGPMLWAPLCEVYGRKWPALAPYFISAAFAFGTATAKDIQTILITRFFAGVFGSSPISITGGSIVDIWTPRQRGTPMVCYGITIAAAPTLGPIIGGAFIASGCGWRWTEYLTGIVMMVQFVLDALWLDESHADVLLTRKAGRLRRSTGNFSLHAKWEETSPTFKSLLSTYLVRPFQMLLDPICLLLTIYTSFVYAILYASLESFALEYGRFRGWGPVVSQLPFLSLLIGCLFAAAANIFNNIYYGKKLVANNFKPVPEARLPPMMVGGFAFSAGLFLFGWTSVEHVSSPWPSIIGVFLTGVGFTTIFQSSLQYLVDTFTRYSASAIAANTFVRSMAAGAFPLFVWPMYEKIGIDWGSTIFACISVLLLPAPFLFFKWGYRIRARGEFSKLSTY; from the exons ATGAGCGAACAGTTCAACATGGGTAAGGAGGAGGAAGCGCAGTCGGGCGACGTGGTCGACTTTGAGGGAGACTCCGACACCCACAACCCGCAGAACTGGCCCATGGGGAAAAAAGTGTATACGACAGCCCTGTGGGCCCTGACTACCTGCTGGATTACCTTTGCCTCCGCCATTTACTCGGCCGGCACAGCAGAGATCAGTGAGGAGTTCCATGTATCGTACGAGGTGGCCAACGCGGGTACCAGTCTGCTCATTTTCGGGTTTGCTCTGGGACCCATGCTCTGGGCACCCTTGTGCGAGGTTTACGGCCGGAAATGGCCTGCTCTCGCT CCCTATTTCATTAGCGCAGCCTTCGCCTTCGGCACTGCGACCGCCAAGGACATCCAGACAATCCTAATAACAAGGTTCTTCGCCGGCGTGTTCGGCAGCTcccccatctccatcacagGCGGTTCCATCGTCGACATCTGGACCCCACGCCAGCGGGGCACCCCCATGGTCTGCTACGGCATCACCATCGCTGCGGCGCCGACCCTGGGGCCTATCATCGGCGGCGCCTTTATCGCCAGCGGCTGCGGCTGGCGCTGGACCGAGTACCTTACCGGTATCGTCATGATGGTCCAGTTCGTCCTAGACGCCTTGTGGCTAGACGAGAGCCACGCTGACGTGCTTCTCACTCGCAAGGCAGGCCGCCTCCGTCGGTCTACGGGGAATTTCAGTCTCCACGCTAAG TGGGAGGAGACTAGCCCAACGTTCAAGAGTCTGCTGAGTACCTACCTTGTCCGACCGTTTCAGATGCTTCTGGATCCAATCTGCCTCCTGCTTACGATCTATACCTCTTTCGTCTATG CAATCCTTTACGCGAGCTTGGAGAGTTTCGCCTTAGAATACGGCCGGTTCCGAGGATGGGGCCCCGTAGTGAGCCAGCTTCCCTTCCTGTCGCTGTTAATTGGCTGTCTCTTTGCCGCGGCGgccaacatcttcaacaacatctatTACGGAAAGAAGCTCGTCGCCAACAACTTCAAGCCTGTTCCTGAAGCGAGACTTCCACCAATGATGGTGGGCGGCTTCGCCTTTTCTGCAggtcttttcctttttggcT GGACCTCGGTCGAGCACGTCTCTAGCCCATGGCCGTCCATCATTGGCGTCTTCCTCACAGGGGTTGGCTTCACCACCATCTTCCAGTCGTCCCTCCAGTATCTAGTCGACACCTTCACCCGCTACAGTGCTAGCGCTATTGCGGCTAACACTTTTGTCCGATCCATGGCTGCAGGTGCCTTTCCTCTCTTCGTCTGGCCCATGTATGAAAAGATCGGCATCGATTGGGGGAGCACTATCTTTGCCTGCATTAGCGTGCTTCTGCTGCCAGCTCCCTTCCTCTTTTTCAAATGGGGTTATCGGATCAGGGCCCGTGGCGAATTCAGCAAGCTCTCGACCTATTAA
- a CDS encoding hypothetical protein (antiSMASH:Cluster_4.4): protein MPPYNFPSVRASCDRCRFHKLKCIVNAEDKSVQQKCARCIRAKVECVYSQRARPKRQKNLESEGSSGEGEMGPLTPPTGSGEEVSFDNFDSSYTGSPDIWAMLNTPDFGVRLDESSLTFGSFAQTPSGVASASASGLHVGSMLDVAPNQILGNGLVTEPTTPKYENTALDSSARIAPFMHDCTQSQTNGSIDIDGASPITRLSNLMADIYRTLAILTGSSHATKYPSFNFCEYPIGTVLHLAQTLVEIIPQVTSSFHATSAFPQDMTGVSRRDSISSVSPFNSYSYYADLQSITPPSSTASHSLKDSMDAPTKMLAMSCYSSLRRLYCLVLTHFETYLRMTLPAFTSELLSHNAAGVKTLQLGELPLTDEVCSRIGTAVKLMLDALRSAEDMLGLSDYASTTRRCRKADPCGCPFSAGSAERGQDVTPLAYEELSEVFKDSAMMGYERAHMDNLASKVESVKIMLKDRIDLRI, encoded by the coding sequence ATGCCTCCGTATAACTTCCCCTCCGTGCGAGCTTCATGTGATCGCTGCCGATTCCACAAGCTCAAATGCATCGTCAATGCAGAAGACAAATCCGTCCAGCAAAAGTGCGCCCGCTGTATCAGGGCAAAGGTTGAGTGCGTGTATAGCCAACGGGCCCGCCCCAAACGCCAAAAGAACCTCGAGTCAGAGGGCAGTTCTGGTGAGGGGGAAATGGGGCCTCTGACTCCACCGACTGGCTCTGGCGAAGAAGTCAGCTTTGACAACTTTGACTCGTCCTATACAGGCTCGCCAGATATCTGGGCCATGCTGAATACGCCGGATTTTGGAGTCCGGCTGGATGAGTCGAGTTTGACGTTTGGCAGCTTCGCACAGACGCCGTCAGGCGTAGCATCTGCGAGCGCGAGTGGGCTGCATGTTGGTTCCATGCTCGACGTAGCACCGAACCAGATTCTTGGTAACGGACTTGTCACGGAGCCCACTACACCCAAATATGAAAATACTGCATTGGATTCATCGGCGAGAATAGCGCCCTTCATGCATGATTGCACGCAGTCTCAGACCAACGGGAGTATCGACATTGATGGGGCTTCGCCAATCACTCGACTGTCAAATCTCATGGCTGATATTTACCGGACGCTGGCTATTCTCACAGGCAGTTCGCATGCCACAAAATATCCCAGCTTCAACTTTTGCGAATATCCTATTGGCACCGTCTTGCATCTTGCCCAGACTCTGGTAGAGATCATTCCTCAAGTCACAAGCTCATTCCACGCAACCTCAGCATTTCCCCAAGACATGACTGGAGTATCAAGACGCGACTCAATATCTTCCGTTTCCCCATTcaacagctacagctactACGCAGACCTCCAATCCATCACACCCCCATCATCCACAGCATCCCACAGCCTCAAAGACTCCATGGACGCACCCACAAAAATGCTCGCAATGAGCTGCTACTCCTCCCTACGCCGCCTATACTGTCTAGTCCTGACTCATTTCGAGACCTACCTGCGAATGACACTCCCCGCTTTCACCAGCGAACTTCTGTCGCATAACGCAGCGGGGGTCAAGACGCTGCAGCTCGGTGAGCTGCCTCTTACGGACGAGGTGTGCAGCAGGATTGGCACGGCGGTCAAGTTGATGCTGGATGCCCTTCGCTCCGCGGAGGATATGCTCGGTCTTTCTGATTATGCGAGCACTACGCGAAGATGCCGGAAAGCGGATCCATGCGGGTGTCCGTTCTCAGCAGGGTCGGCGGAGAGGGGTCAGGATGTAACGCCGTTGGCGTATGAGGAGCTCTCAGAGGTATTTAAGGACAGTGCTATGATGGGGTATGAAAGGGCGCATATGGATAATCTGGCGAGCAAGGTTGAGTCTGTCAAGATAATGTTGAAGGATAGAATAGACCTCCGCATCTGA